The genomic interval GTTTGTCGTGATGGTCAAAGTTCTCATGACTGCCTCCGTTTTTCGACCTCAAATAAAAAGTCCTCAATCAGTTGGTGGATTGTTGTGAACCGGTAAGGAAGCTCATGGCCGCACAGATGTATGTGATCGCCTTTACCCCGCTCATTGTCGAAGCCCACAACCCTAATGCCGTTCTGGGCATAGACCATGCGATATTTGAACCCATGTTCGGTTGGGGGAACAGGCGTTGGAACTTTCCAAATAACGAACTGGATAATGCTGCCGTCGGCACCAACACTTTTGTGTTCTGTGATCGTGAGCGCCTTCTTGTTGTCTATAATGCCAACATCTTACGGCGTTGTCAATCTCGCCAACACTTGATTAATGAGCTAATCCCGCCGCAGCGACGAGACGTTGCGGCGGGCGACGGCTATTTTGCTCAGCCGCCTCGGAGAACTGCTTCAGGTCGCCTTCGGTCTGACCACCCTATTCAGCATCATCGAGCACGTCTGCCACCTCGTCGTCGCTGTGGTCATGGCTGTTTCCTGGTCGTGTGAGAGTGCGGTTACCGCAGAACGGATGA from Agrobacterium tumefaciens carries:
- a CDS encoding toxin-antitoxin system TumE family protein, coding for MIDNKKALTITEHKSVGADGSIIQFVIWKVPTPVPPTEHGFKYRMVYAQNGIRVVGFDNERGKGDHIHLCGHELPYRFTTIHQLIEDFLFEVEKRRQS